The Streptomyces noursei ATCC 11455 sequence GGGCGTCTGCCCGGCTCCGTCGCGCAGGGTCAGATGGCCTTGGGCGACGATGCTCATGCCGTCCCGCAGGGTGGTAAGAACGCCTTCACCACGCTTACCAAACGCGTAGCAGACTACGAAGACGGGTTCGGCCTCGCGCCACCGGTGGGTCTTGTGGTCGAACTCTTCCCGCGGGGTTATCACACCGAACCCGACCACGCGTTCCCCATTGGGGATGCGTATCTTCTCTGGCGCTCCGTGCACGATTCCCTTGACCGCGATGATGGTCTCGCCCGACATGGCTCTCCTTGGGCCAGGCAGGATCGGCCCTGCTGGGCCACTTACACCTGTGCGTCAAGGCTGAAAGGGGAGCGGGGTCCCGTTCTGTCTTCGACGGTCCGTTCGTGCGCATGGAGGGCGTAGTTGTCCTCGAACAGGACCAAGCCGTCGACCTCCTTGTTCGTCGCGGGCCGGCGTCGTTCCCGTGGACGGCTCCATTCCCGCCAACCGGGGCATCACGCTGCTGGTAGAGGCTTGGCATTAGCTCGCAGCAAGCCCAGTCAGCGGGTAGAACCCCAGCGCCTCCAGCCGGGCTACCTCTGCCTCGTGCCGATTCTTGACAGCTGCCGGTGGCGCAGCGCCGGGCCCGCAGTCGATCACCAGCACATGGCGCAGCCGAGCTGGCGTCTCCAAGGGCCAGTACGCGGCCCGCACGATCAGCCGCTCATGGTGCTCGAAGTTCTGCTCACATACCCGGCACGTCCACAACAACAGCGACGGCTGCAGCTGTGCCCTGTCTCGGATGATGTCTCGTGTCCATACCGAATCGGATGCATACGTCGCCGCAATGGCGTTGCCGAGCCAGAAAGCCTGACCGGCAGCATCCGCCCGCTCGAACAGGCAGTTGAAGACCTGCCGTTGGGTGCGCAATTCGGTGATGTGAAGTGCCACCATGCCCGGTCGACATCATGAGAAACCCCCAGCGCGAAGCCGACCGCCGGCACCTGGCTGATCGTCATTGACCACGTGGACGCCTTCGGCTGGGGCTCGGGCACGCGATCGCACGCTGCCACCTTCAAGCCGTCCGTCT is a genomic window containing:
- a CDS encoding single-stranded DNA-binding protein; this encodes MSGETIIAVKGIVHGAPEKIRIPNGERVVGFGVITPREEFDHKTHRWREAEPVFVVCYAFGKRGEGVLTTLRDGMSIVAQGHLTLRDGAGQTPYLRLTAVGPDLGNHHVIVDPVNLPPRPASHIPRPVPPKPAASPTVHLDHEHEPPGTEPSRPINWWSLTH